The Sporichthyaceae bacterium genomic sequence TTGATGGTCTCCAGGTCGGACTTGGGCGCCACCTGACCGTCGACGTGCACCACGTCCGGGTCGGCGAAGACCCGGATCACCTGGCAGATCGCTTCGCACTCCCGGATGTGGGACAGGAACTTGTTGCCCAGCCCGGCACCCTCCGAGGCGCCCTTGACGATCCCGGCGATGTCGACGAAGCTCACCGTCGCCGGCACGATCTTCACCGAGTCGTACAACTCGGCCAGCCGCCCCAGCCGCGGGTCCGGCACCCCGACCACGCCGACGTTGGGCTCGATGGTCGCGAACGGGTAGTTCGCCGCGAGCACGTCGTTGCGGGTCAGCGCGTTGAACAGGGTGGACTTGCCCACGTTGGGCAGACCGACGATTCCGATGGTGAGCGTCACGAGGGGCCATCGTAGGTCAGTGGCGACAGGTCGCTCGTGCTCCTCGCTCGTCGCAGTCGCTTCAGTCGAAGAAACCCGCCCGCCACGTCACGGCGGCCAACTCGTGCTGGCCGTTCACGTTGGGGTGGAACCAGTCCCACTTGCTGATCTGGTCGGCGGTGAACGGGGTGTCGAACACCGCGCCCTTGTCGTAGCGGCAGGCCGACCCGTAGTCCTCGCAGGCCGCGGCGAGTTCGGCGTTGTAGGCCTCGACCCGGGTCCGGACCGCCTCGCGACGGGTGACGTCGCCCGCCGCGGTCGACTCCGGGGCCGCCAGCATCGACTGGCAGATGTGCCCGTGCGACCAGGCGAAGCGAGCCAGCCTGTTCCCGTGCCCGACCTGCCACAACCGGAACAGGTCCGGGACGCTGGCGATGAACATGCGGGCCTGCGGCAGGCCGTCGTGCAGCTTGTCCAGGGCGCCTCGCAGTCGGGACCGGTAGTCCGCGACCGGGGTCATCGATGCGACGTCCGTCGAGCAGGCGTCATTGGCACCGATTTCGAGCGTCACGTAGTCGGCGTGGTCGGCGACCGCGCCGGCGACCTGGTCGGCCAACGCCGCGACGGTGGCGCCGGTGTGCGCCAGATTCGTGGCGGCCAACTTGGCGCCGGCCGCCGTCAGGCGTGCCCGCTGGCTGTCCACCCGGTCGTCCACCCCGGTGCTCCACGAGCGCTCCGGGCAGTCCACGTAGAACCCGCAGGAGTCGAAGCCGCGGCTGATCGAGTCGCCGAGGGCGACCATCACGGTCGGCAGTGGCCGGCTCCGCGCCGCCCCGGCCGACCCGGCCGCCGGTAACAGCGCGAGCGCGGCCGCGACCGCGGTCAGTCGCACCCGCCGTGCCGCCGCCGTCATGCCGCAACCTCCTCCGCTGCTCGCATCGAACTCGCCTGCGGGACCTGTGGCCAGGGGGCTGACCCGACCGGAGCAACGCCTCGACCGAAATGCGCATTTTTCGGACTCCTGGCCACACGTGCTCCTTACGTCGCGCGCGTGGCTCAGTTCATCCGAATTGTCGGACCGGGCCGGCAACGTCGGCGTCGTGAACACCACCTGTGCACTGCTGATCCTGATCGCGCTGGTCATCGGCTTGGCCCTGGGTCGTGCCCCGGGCGCCGCGCGCGTCGCGGCGCTGGAGGCGAGCCTGGCCGCCGAGCGCCGGGCGGGCGGCGCCGAGTCGGCCGCCACTGCCGGGCTGGTCGGGGTGGTCGCGCCGCTGCGCGACTGCCTGGACCGCGTCGAGGACCGGCTGCACGACCTGGAGAACGCCCGGGTG encodes the following:
- a CDS encoding SGNH/GDSL hydrolase family protein yields the protein MTAAARRVRLTAVAAALALLPAAGSAGAARSRPLPTVMVALGDSISRGFDSCGFYVDCPERSWSTGVDDRVDSQRARLTAAGAKLAATNLAHTGATVAALADQVAGAVADHADYVTLEIGANDACSTDVASMTPVADYRSRLRGALDKLHDGLPQARMFIASVPDLFRLWQVGHGNRLARFAWSHGHICQSMLAAPESTAAGDVTRREAVRTRVEAYNAELAAACEDYGSACRYDKGAVFDTPFTADQISKWDWFHPNVNGQHELAAVTWRAGFFD